The following proteins are co-located in the [Pasteurella] mairii genome:
- the yhcB gene encoding putative transmembrane protein, translating into MQTWTPEMWQAALVGLISGFLLGYFILRLTKGSVKQQVKTEAELKQVKVELDNQKQRLEKHFAESADLLKTLAKDYQKLYSHLATSSNALLPELATKELFSPLLINEKIDDSAENDTAIKKNPPRDYSEGSSGILKVKK; encoded by the coding sequence ATGCAAACTTGGACGCCGGAAATGTGGCAAGCCGCATTGGTAGGGTTAATTAGCGGTTTTTTACTAGGATATTTCATTTTGCGCCTCACTAAAGGTTCCGTGAAACAACAAGTGAAAACCGAAGCAGAATTAAAACAAGTAAAAGTAGAGTTGGATAACCAAAAACAACGACTTGAAAAACATTTTGCTGAAAGTGCGGATTTATTAAAAACTCTAGCAAAAGATTACCAAAAACTCTATAGCCATTTGGCAACATCTTCTAACGCATTATTGCCAGAATTAGCCACAAAAGAATTATTTTCTCCGCTGCTTATCAATGAAAAAATAGATGATTCAGCGGAAAATGACACCGCAATTAAGAAAAATCCGCCACGTGATTATTCCGAAGGTTCATCCGGTATCTTAAAAGTGAAAAAATAA
- the degQ gene encoding periplasmic serine protease do/hhoA-like protein, translating into MSFFILLFNGEHKVKKRNFVLTSIALGLSVLTGSLPAQANLPATVEGQQLPSLAPMLEKVLPSVVSISVEGKQKSRYINQDIPEEFKFFFGPDVFGDRAPRSFRGIGSGVIINAEKGYVLTNNHVIDSADKITVTLEDGREFKAKVVGKDDMSDVALVQLENPKNLTAIKIADSDKLRVGDFTVAIGNPFGLGQTVTSGIVSALARSTGSDSGTYENYIQTDAAVNRGNSGGPLINLQGELIGINTAIISPSGSNAGIAFAIPSNMANSLVQQIIEYGEVRRGLLGIKGGELNADLAKAFNVDVQQGAFVSEVLPNSAAEKAGIKAGDIITAINGQKLATFAELRAKIATSGAGKEIELTYLRDGKSDNVKVTLQSDEQTQTSASNILSNLDGADLENYNKNGVQGVSVTKIAPRSLAEQRGLKVGDIIIGINRTKIENLAQLRKILDQKPTAVALNIVRGESNFYLLVQ; encoded by the coding sequence ATGTCTTTTTTTATTCTTTTATTTAATGGAGAACATAAAGTGAAAAAAAGAAATTTTGTATTAACAAGTATTGCACTCGGATTAAGCGTATTAACCGGATCATTACCCGCACAAGCGAATTTGCCTGCGACAGTGGAAGGGCAACAATTGCCAAGTCTTGCACCTATGCTTGAAAAAGTACTGCCTTCTGTGGTTTCCATCTCAGTGGAGGGCAAACAAAAATCGCGTTACATCAATCAAGATATTCCGGAAGAGTTTAAATTTTTCTTTGGACCAGATGTGTTTGGCGACAGAGCGCCACGCAGTTTTAGAGGTATCGGTTCAGGGGTAATCATCAATGCAGAAAAAGGCTATGTATTAACCAATAACCATGTTATCGACAGCGCAGACAAAATCACCGTCACCTTAGAAGATGGTCGCGAATTTAAAGCAAAAGTCGTCGGAAAAGACGATATGTCTGATGTGGCGCTTGTTCAATTGGAAAATCCAAAAAATTTAACCGCAATTAAGATCGCCGATTCTGATAAATTACGCGTCGGCGATTTTACCGTTGCCATCGGTAATCCCTTCGGTTTAGGTCAAACCGTCACCTCCGGTATTGTTTCTGCCCTTGCGCGTTCTACCGGTTCCGACAGCGGCACTTATGAAAACTATATTCAAACGGATGCCGCCGTAAACCGCGGAAACTCAGGTGGTCCATTAATTAATTTACAAGGTGAATTGATTGGAATTAACACCGCTATCATCTCCCCAAGCGGCAGCAACGCCGGTATCGCTTTTGCGATCCCAAGTAACATGGCAAATAGCCTTGTACAACAAATTATCGAATATGGCGAAGTGCGTCGCGGTTTGCTAGGCATTAAAGGTGGCGAATTAAATGCCGATCTTGCTAAAGCATTTAATGTGGATGTTCAACAAGGGGCTTTCGTCAGCGAAGTATTGCCAAATTCAGCCGCCGAAAAAGCAGGCATTAAAGCCGGCGATATCATTACCGCCATCAACGGACAAAAACTCGCTACCTTTGCGGAATTACGTGCCAAAATTGCGACCAGTGGCGCCGGTAAAGAAATTGAGTTGACCTATTTACGCGACGGAAAATCCGATAACGTAAAAGTGACATTGCAATCTGATGAACAAACCCAAACATCAGCCAGTAACATTCTCTCCAACCTAGACGGTGCGGATTTGGAAAATTACAACAAAAATGGCGTTCAAGGCGTATCGGTCACCAAAATTGCGCCACGTTCTTTAGCGGAACAACGTGGACTGAAAGTCGGCGATATTATCATTGGAATTAACCGCACGAAAATCGAGAACTTAGCACAATTGCGTAAAATTTTAGATCAAAAACCAACTGCGGTGGCATTAAATATTGTACGCGGAGAAAGCAATTTTTATCTGCTTGTGCAATAA
- a CDS encoding putative nickel/cobalt efflux system, with amino-acid sequence MQLKRPYCYLILLVLLLLSIVFLFPYLFTKLIDWQREFNQLIGEYLREIKQQPTQAGILLIGICFLYGIFHAVGPGHGKFVIASYLTTHQSKLKASMVLSLLSSLMQGVVAVVATSIVVLVLQLSSAYFKLSQLWMERVAFGLILLLGLQWMYQSGVALRKQWRPAKPTWQVNRMHFVEPSDFMKPSAVKKTPVFHQYSEHCGCGHQHLPDASQLEQANDLKSKFLVMLSIGMRPCSGAIFVLFLSYMLNLYWWGILATMMMALGTGLMLSGFALMVQYARSSAIKLGQWYLSPNLSLHLEDIVKLAVGAILIFFAVTLIYGTTLQESGGAVLFGV; translated from the coding sequence ATGCAATTGAAAAGACCATATTGTTATTTAATTTTATTAGTACTTTTATTACTTAGTATTGTATTTTTATTTCCTTATTTATTTACTAAACTTATTGATTGGCAGCGTGAATTTAATCAATTGATAGGGGAGTATTTACGCGAAATTAAACAGCAACCGACGCAAGCCGGTATATTACTTATCGGTATTTGTTTTTTATATGGTATTTTTCATGCCGTTGGACCGGGGCATGGTAAATTTGTGATCGCAAGTTATCTGACAACCCATCAATCTAAACTGAAAGCCAGCATGGTGTTAAGTTTGTTATCATCCTTGATGCAAGGCGTGGTTGCGGTTGTTGCCACTTCTATTGTGGTGCTGGTTTTGCAATTGTCTTCTGCCTATTTCAAATTGAGTCAGTTGTGGATGGAGCGAGTTGCGTTTGGTTTAATTTTGTTGTTGGGTTTGCAATGGATGTATCAAAGCGGTGTGGCATTGCGTAAACAATGGCGACCGGCAAAACCCACTTGGCAAGTTAATCGTATGCATTTTGTGGAACCCTCGGATTTTATGAAACCAAGTGCGGTCAAAAAAACGCCTGTTTTTCATCAGTATTCTGAACATTGTGGATGTGGTCATCAACATTTACCGGATGCTTCTCAACTTGAACAAGCCAACGATCTGAAATCTAAATTTTTAGTGATGTTAAGTATTGGTATGCGTCCTTGTTCCGGCGCAATTTTTGTGCTGTTTTTATCCTATATGCTGAATTTGTATTGGTGGGGTATTCTTGCCACTATGATGATGGCACTAGGAACTGGGTTAATGTTGTCCGGATTTGCTTTGATGGTGCAATATGCGCGTAGCAGTGCAATCAAATTAGGACAGTGGTATTTATCGCCGAATTTAAGTTTACATCTTGAAGATATAGTGAAATTAGCGGTCGGCGCGATTTTGATTTTCTTTGCGGTGACCTTGATTTATGGAACTACCTTGCAAGAAAGCGGTGGGGCGGTGTTATTCGGCGTTTAA
- a CDS encoding transmembrane protein, protein MKKLFKFFSLVWFFYVTQAVAHPHAFITMKSKPLVKDQQLTGFTLELLLDEMSSSSILYDLKNANNDKVVRQKLVDEVIGNIINEHYFSYLYDKKGEKIKFKRQPQNYGMKENGMQVLYYYDFLLAKPQPLKDSQYDLLTYDKTYYVSMYYDQSHGNVVNFSALPQNCQGTVIEPNYDEKIREYAASLDRNQRNEDTSLGVVFAQKVHIVCK, encoded by the coding sequence GTGAAGAAGTTGTTCAAGTTTTTCTCTTTGGTGTGGTTTTTTTATGTGACGCAAGCAGTGGCGCATCCGCACGCGTTTATTACCATGAAAAGTAAACCCTTAGTAAAAGATCAGCAACTAACAGGATTTACGTTGGAATTATTATTGGATGAAATGAGTTCGTCTTCTATTTTATATGACTTGAAAAATGCTAATAATGACAAAGTGGTGCGACAAAAATTAGTAGATGAAGTGATAGGAAATATTATTAATGAACATTATTTTAGCTATCTTTATGATAAAAAAGGTGAAAAAATTAAATTTAAACGTCAACCGCAAAATTATGGGATGAAAGAAAACGGTATGCAAGTTTTGTATTACTATGATTTTTTATTGGCAAAACCGCAACCGCTCAAGGATAGTCAATATGACTTATTAACCTATGATAAAACCTATTATGTTTCTATGTATTATGATCAAAGTCATGGTAATGTCGTAAATTTTTCTGCTTTACCACAAAATTGCCAGGGAACGGTAATCGAACCGAATTATGATGAAAAAATTCGTGAATATGCCGCCTCTTTAGATCGTAACCAACGTAATGAAGATACTTCATTGGGTGTAGTATTTGCGCAGAAAGTGCATATCGTGTGCAAATAA
- a CDS encoding Integrase core domain yields MLCGDTTYIKVNGVWCYLAVVINLLNRQVVGWKLSRHHDAQLVVDALNHAMLQTKRTKTMLFHSDQGSIYGSKQFPQCVQNHKLTQSMSRRGNCWDNAPMERWFRSFKYEWMAYGGYVDFESAVNDVKDYVMYYNHIRPHSYNQGLPPILAEKTYRGLLN; encoded by the coding sequence GTGCTTTGTGGCGATACGACGTACATTAAAGTCAATGGTGTTTGGTGCTATTTAGCGGTAGTGATTAACCTGTTAAACCGTCAAGTGGTTGGTTGGAAACTGAGTCGACACCACGATGCACAATTGGTTGTCGATGCGTTAAATCACGCGATGTTGCAGACTAAACGTACGAAAACAATGCTGTTTCACTCAGACCAAGGCAGTATTTATGGGAGTAAGCAATTTCCCCAATGTGTGCAAAACCACAAGTTAACACAAAGTATGAGCCGACGGGGCAACTGCTGGGATAATGCACCGATGGAGCGTTGGTTTAGAAGTTTTAAATATGAGTGGATGGCATATGGTGGTTATGTTGATTTTGAAAGTGCGGTCAACGATGTAAAAGATTATGTGATGTACTACAACCACATTCGCCCACATAGTTATAATCAAGGTTTGCCCCCGATTTTAGCTGAAAAAACTTATCGGGGACTGTTGAATTAG
- a CDS encoding Transposase, which translates to MRRPRRTFSAEFKAEAVKLITERKYSITQACKELDIGETALRRWVSQVQAECQGYVLPGSKPISPEQQRIRELENRIKELEEDKEILKKAMAILMSLESNDTKRSRR; encoded by the coding sequence ATGCGAAGACCTAGAAGAACCTTTAGCGCGGAATTTAAAGCCGAAGCGGTAAAATTGATTACCGAGCGTAAATATTCTATTACACAAGCTTGCAAAGAACTAGACATCGGTGAAACAGCGTTGCGTCGCTGGGTAAGTCAAGTTCAAGCTGAATGTCAGGGCTATGTGTTGCCGGGTTCAAAGCCAATCAGTCCTGAACAACAACGCATTCGAGAGTTAGAAAACCGTATTAAAGAGCTGGAAGAGGATAAAGAAATTCTAAAAAAGGCTATGGCGATTTTAATGTCTCTCGAGAGCAACGATACCAAGCGGTCACGACGTTAA
- the hsf2_6 gene encoding autotransporter adhesin yields MTNAKVNNITYSNFAGAKAIGVVTVGASGTERRIQNVAAGEISSTSTDAINGSQLYMVANEIGKGFNVTNNNGVTIGNIKPGNAVQFIDGTNTKANVSMTNTGQVQVTFDAKDTSANVTVKAGSENYVSVATGETTKIGDANVTNYQVGLTQTAIDQIKKEESVKAGSTLVTVTDTAKNSTGGTEFVVDVKKGEFNTITNNGELAPITDTADGVATVSSVINAVNKGYWTANVDGTTKVADVKFGDQVNFADGIATDAVKKADGTIAYDVKFDNNTINLTTDGKLQVNTSALPQAIESVVIDDTVAGNLVTVTPASGNTGDANQTYKVGVSTKAVQDVAQDAINVVGDNQAISVVKTDVNGVDTYTVNYNGTEVAKTTPLSYKANGENAQTVNLSEGLDFTNGTKTVATVDSNGKVTFDLNAETQAQIAKEESVSGSELVTVTANGTNPTGGNDYKVSINKGTFGTTPTTGDDAGKLVTPNTDGVATVGDVVNAVNNSGWQTTLTDGSTEVINPGDAVNYVNGTTTTANVTKDDKGNVNVSYEVNVTPLTNKDDGSVNVPTGNDATKLATAADIANAINKSGFTVKANTEATGELVNPGDTVDFIQGKNIEITRAGTAFTVKTVDAPVFTSVQFGDNGPIIKADASNNINIAKADGSPTKITNVAVGKDDTDAVNVSQLNDTVAANRAVEKVVKDDAVADNLATVEVASGAVGDANQTYKVGVAKAAVQKAAQEAINVVGGNAAITVSKNTADGVDTYTVNYNGTEAAKTTPLSYKANGENPQTVNLSEGLDFTNGTTTVATVGPNGEVTFDLNDAAKAQLAKEETVKAGSDLVTVTNTTKNSTGGTEFIVDVKKGVFDGVTDNGALEIPTTDGVVTANDIAKVINKAFWTANVDGNTKVADVKFGDTVNFVDGQGTDAAVKDGAITFNVKTDGNTIKLDNNGNLTVNTDNLPKTQLVDGKNTTVSGTGSDSDPYKVNVQGDLADISSISNDGTTIKLGDNKVDVGGAKITNVAAGEADTDAVNVSQLKEAVAGVGKTVVAAGNHTTVETKVDGNTTTYTVNAEKTTVSAGTSGNVVVTAGEKDASGTTNYTVELAKDLKADTISVGGDENNGPVTIETKDGKNVISNLTTTLPDPTGKDNVTKPNVAEEDKRNAATIGDVLNSGWNLQTNGKPADFVSTYDTVNFANGTGTTVVSETKNGVTTVKVNVDAVKANTVRETVVAADKNIVVTDTAVNKTGGKEFKVGLARDVNVNSITTNTVNVGPVTMSGSTAEDGTNELSVGTEKAPTRITNVAPGVKGTDAVNVNQLKAGLGNVYNNMNKMDKDLRGGIAGAMAAAGLYHATLPGKSMVSAGVGNYRGQNAVAVGYSRLSDNGKLGVKLSINANTRGDTGAAASIGYQW; encoded by the coding sequence GTGACTAATGCTAAAGTTAACAATATTACTTATAGCAATTTTGCAGGTGCGAAAGCTATAGGTGTGGTAACTGTCGGTGCTTCAGGAACTGAACGTCGTATCCAAAATGTTGCTGCTGGTGAAATTTCATCAACTTCTACCGATGCTATCAATGGTTCACAACTTTATATGGTAGCGAATGAGATTGGTAAAGGTTTTAATGTCACCAATAATAATGGCGTGACTATCGGCAATATTAAACCGGGTAATGCGGTTCAGTTTATCGATGGTACAAATACCAAAGCTAATGTTAGCATGACTAATACCGGTCAAGTTCAAGTAACATTTGATGCTAAAGATACTTCTGCAAATGTCACTGTAAAAGCCGGTTCAGAAAATTATGTATCGGTTGCTACTGGCGAAACTACAAAAATAGGTGATGCTAATGTAACTAACTATCAAGTTGGTTTAACTCAAACAGCGATCGATCAAATCAAGAAAGAAGAGTCTGTTAAGGCTGGCTCAACTTTGGTGACTGTTACAGATACAGCGAAGAACTCAACTGGTGGTACTGAGTTTGTCGTCGATGTGAAAAAAGGTGAGTTCAATACCATTACAAACAATGGTGAGCTTGCTCCTATCACAGATACCGCTGATGGCGTAGCGACTGTTTCTAGCGTGATTAACGCGGTGAATAAAGGCTACTGGACTGCCAATGTTGATGGCACAACCAAAGTGGCTGATGTGAAATTTGGTGATCAAGTGAATTTCGCTGATGGTATCGCGACTGACGCTGTGAAAAAAGCTGATGGCACTATCGCTTATGATGTGAAGTTTGATAACAACACCATCAATCTAACCACTGATGGTAAGCTACAAGTAAATACTAGTGCATTGCCACAGGCGATCGAGTCTGTTGTGATTGATGATACGGTCGCTGGCAACTTAGTCACAGTGACACCAGCATCAGGCAATACTGGTGATGCGAACCAAACTTATAAAGTGGGCGTATCAACAAAAGCTGTCCAAGATGTGGCGCAAGACGCGATCAATGTCGTGGGTGATAATCAAGCGATTTCGGTTGTGAAAACAGATGTGAACGGTGTTGATACTTATACCGTAAACTACAACGGTACCGAAGTTGCGAAAACCACACCGTTAAGCTATAAAGCAAACGGTGAAAATGCACAAACGGTAAACTTAAGTGAGGGCTTAGACTTTACTAACGGTACGAAGACTGTGGCGACCGTTGATTCTAATGGTAAAGTTACCTTTGATCTGAATGCAGAGACTCAGGCGCAGATCGCTAAGGAAGAATCTGTATCAGGTTCTGAATTGGTGACAGTTACTGCAAACGGTACTAACCCAACTGGTGGTAACGACTACAAAGTTAGCATCAACAAAGGTACATTTGGAACCACTCCAACCACAGGTGATGATGCTGGTAAATTAGTTACTCCAAACACTGATGGCGTTGCCACTGTTGGCGATGTGGTCAATGCGGTGAACAACTCTGGCTGGCAAACAACGTTAACCGATGGTTCAACGGAAGTTATCAATCCGGGTGATGCTGTGAACTATGTGAATGGCACAACCACAACTGCCAATGTTACCAAAGATGATAAAGGTAACGTGAATGTAAGCTATGAAGTCAATGTAACACCGTTGACAAATAAAGATGATGGTTCAGTCAATGTTCCGACAGGCAATGATGCGACTAAATTGGCAACCGCGGCGGATATTGCTAATGCAATTAACAAATCGGGCTTTACGGTTAAAGCGAATACAGAAGCAACAGGTGAGCTTGTTAATCCGGGTGATACAGTTGATTTTATCCAAGGTAAAAACATTGAGATCACGCGTGCAGGTACTGCATTCACAGTGAAAACAGTAGATGCGCCGGTATTTACTTCAGTACAGTTTGGTGACAATGGTCCGATTATCAAAGCGGATGCAAGCAACAACATTAATATTGCTAAAGCAGATGGTTCACCAACGAAAATTACGAATGTTGCTGTCGGCAAAGATGATACGGATGCAGTTAATGTAAGTCAATTAAATGATACTGTTGCAGCAAATCGTGCAGTGGAAAAAGTGGTGAAAGATGATGCTGTTGCAGATAACTTGGCAACTGTTGAAGTCGCTTCTGGTGCAGTAGGCGATGCAAACCAAACTTACAAAGTTGGTGTAGCTAAGGCTGCTGTACAAAAAGCTGCTCAAGAAGCCATTAATGTTGTTGGTGGCAATGCCGCTATTACCGTTAGTAAAAATACTGCGGATGGTGTTGATACTTATACCGTAAATTACAACGGTACTGAAGCTGCGAAAACCACTCCGTTAAGCTATAAAGCAAATGGTGAAAATCCACAAACGGTAAACTTAAGTGAAGGTTTAGACTTTACTAACGGTACGACAACCGTGGCGACCGTTGGGCCAAATGGCGAAGTGACGTTTGATCTGAATGATGCCGCTAAAGCACAGCTTGCGAAAGAAGAAACCGTGAAAGCAGGTTCTGATTTAGTGACCGTAACTAACACAACGAAAAATAGCACCGGCGGTACTGAATTTATCGTTGATGTGAAAAAAGGTGTATTTGATGGCGTAACCGATAATGGCGCGCTTGAAATTCCTACCACAGACGGTGTTGTTACTGCAAATGATATTGCCAAAGTCATCAACAAGGCTTTCTGGACTGCAAATGTTGACGGTAATACCAAAGTAGCTGATGTGAAATTCGGCGACACCGTGAATTTCGTTGACGGTCAAGGTACTGACGCGGCGGTGAAAGATGGCGCGATTACGTTCAATGTCAAAACTGACGGTAATACGATCAAGTTAGATAATAACGGTAACTTAACGGTGAACACGGATAACTTGCCGAAAACTCAACTTGTTGATGGTAAAAATACGACAGTAAGCGGTACCGGTTCTGATTCTGATCCGTATAAAGTGAATGTTCAAGGTGATTTAGCTGACATTAGCTCTATCAGCAACGACGGTACAACCATTAAACTTGGCGATAACAAAGTAGATGTTGGCGGGGCGAAGATCACCAACGTCGCTGCAGGCGAAGCTGATACTGATGCTGTAAACGTTTCTCAATTAAAAGAAGCAGTTGCAGGCGTAGGTAAAACAGTTGTTGCCGCAGGTAACCATACAACAGTTGAGACTAAAGTTGACGGTAATACCACAACTTATACCGTTAATGCAGAGAAAACCACAGTAAGCGCCGGCACATCCGGTAACGTGGTAGTCACTGCGGGTGAAAAAGATGCTTCCGGTACCACTAACTATACCGTTGAATTAGCGAAAGATCTTAAAGCAGATACGATTTCTGTGGGCGGTGATGAAAATAATGGTCCAGTTACCATCGAAACGAAAGACGGTAAAAATGTGATCAGTAATTTAACTACCACCTTGCCGGATCCGACAGGTAAAGACAATGTGACAAAACCGAATGTGGCAGAAGAAGATAAACGTAATGCAGCAACGATTGGCGATGTGTTGAATTCCGGTTGGAACTTACAAACCAATGGTAAACCAGCAGACTTCGTTTCTACTTATGACACAGTTAACTTCGCAAATGGTACAGGTACAACCGTTGTTTCTGAAACGAAAAATGGCGTAACGACAGTGAAAGTAAACGTCGATGCAGTTAAAGCCAATACGGTTCGTGAAACTGTTGTTGCAGCGGATAAAAACATTGTGGTAACAGATACTGCGGTGAACAAAACGGGTGGTAAAGAGTTCAAAGTAGGTCTTGCGAGAGATGTGAATGTGAATTCTATTACGACGAATACCGTTAATGTTGGTCCTGTAACGATGAGTGGCTCAACCGCGGAAGATGGTACTAACGAGTTAAGTGTCGGTACAGAGAAAGCACCAACACGTATCACCAATGTAGCACCGGGTGTGAAAGGTACGGATGCAGTCAACGTAAATCAATTAAAAGCCGGTTTGGGTAATGTTTATAACAACATGAACAAAATGGATAAAGATTTACGCGGCGGTATCGCCGGCGCCATGGCAGCAGCAGGACTTTACCACGCGACTCTTCCGGGTAAATCTATGGTTTCTGCTGGTGTCGGTAACTATCGTGGTCAAAACGCAGTTGCAGTGGGTTACTCAAGATTATCCGATAATGGTAAATTGGGTGTTAAACTTTCTATCAATGCGAATACCCGTGGCGATACAGGTGCTGCAGCAAGTATTGGATATCAATGGTAA
- the hsf2_7 gene encoding autotransporter adhesin has product MNKIFKVIWNHAAQRFNVVSELTKSNGKSSSTTDNRIEPSNALLAVGVAGALLGSAQVMAATPVEAAMAASTKVMSMNQPLYVATPAGTTPAYGNSVLIGKDSNITSTAGGTVVIGSGASGGSISTVLGSKAVSLGQQDVVIGAGAEQLNTAPTSYSTVIGRGAINTAKGGVAVAIGYKATTSDSYTTAIGSSSKASAGGATAIGYNATGSGGSALAMGMHSNASESMTIALGGSSTASAFSAAAIGSSAKASQNYALALGAVANAGGTNGTIAIGWTSKTTGESGIAIGPVAESHGERGVAIGRSATANGTRSTAVGTIARTLGDYSVAMGARANTALTATNSIAMGNASTVSGSNSISIGPNSNVTGNTSIAVGAGNVVTGNNSGAFGDPSYVSGDGSYSIGNNNTITTRDTFVLGSGINRADDLTSNLRGTVANSVYLGKDSEATAGNGSVSADGVGTLKALTSEQVAGGGGG; this is encoded by the coding sequence ATGAATAAAATTTTCAAAGTGATTTGGAACCATGCGGCACAACGCTTCAATGTGGTTTCAGAGCTAACAAAATCAAATGGTAAATCATCATCAACGACAGATAACCGTATTGAGCCAAGCAATGCATTATTAGCGGTAGGTGTGGCAGGTGCATTATTGGGTAGTGCGCAAGTGATGGCGGCAACACCAGTAGAAGCAGCTATGGCTGCTTCTACAAAGGTTATGTCAATGAATCAACCTTTATATGTTGCAACACCGGCTGGAACCACCCCTGCTTATGGCAATAGTGTTTTAATTGGTAAAGATTCCAATATAACCTCAACCGCAGGTGGTACTGTTGTTATTGGTAGCGGTGCCTCTGGTGGTTCTATTTCTACTGTACTTGGTTCAAAAGCAGTATCGTTAGGTCAACAAGACGTTGTTATCGGTGCGGGCGCAGAACAGCTTAATACTGCTCCGACCTCTTATTCTACTGTAATTGGCCGTGGTGCTATTAATACTGCTAAGGGTGGAGTTGCAGTTGCAATTGGTTATAAAGCAACTACATCTGATTCTTATACAACAGCAATAGGTAGTAGTTCGAAAGCTAGTGCTGGTGGAGCTACCGCTATTGGTTATAATGCAACAGGATCAGGCGGCTCTGCTCTTGCTATGGGTATGCATTCAAATGCTTCAGAATCAATGACAATAGCACTAGGTGGAAGCAGTACAGCAAGTGCGTTTAGTGCAGCAGCAATTGGTTCATCTGCTAAAGCATCACAAAACTATGCTCTTGCTTTGGGTGCGGTTGCTAATGCAGGAGGTACCAATGGTACTATTGCTATTGGTTGGACCTCTAAAACAACAGGCGAGTCGGGTATTGCAATTGGTCCGGTTGCCGAATCTCACGGAGAACGAGGTGTCGCTATTGGTCGTTCTGCAACAGCAAATGGTACTCGCTCGACAGCAGTTGGTACAATTGCGCGAACACTAGGTGATTATTCTGTTGCTATGGGTGCCCGTGCTAATACTGCTTTAACAGCGACAAACTCAATTGCTATGGGTAACGCATCAACTGTTTCAGGTTCAAACTCAATCAGTATTGGTCCAAACTCAAATGTAACAGGTAACACCTCTATTGCTGTAGGTGCAGGCAACGTAGTAACCGGTAACAACTCAGGTGCATTCGGTGACCCATCTTATGTTTCTGGTGATGGTTCATATTCAATAGGTAACAACAATACCATTACTACCAGAGATACTTTTGTTCTGGGTAGTGGTATTAACCGTGCTGATGATTTAACCTCTAATTTAAGAGGCACTGTCGCAAATTCAGTTTACTTAGGTAAAGATTCAGAAGCGACTGCTGGTAACGGTTCTGTCAGCGCTGATGGTGTAGGTACATTAAAAGCATTAACTTCAGAACAAGTAGCGGGGGGGGGGGGGGGGTAA
- a CDS encoding Transposase, translating to MRRPRRTFSAEFKAEAVKLITERKYSITQACKELDIGETALRRWVSQVQAECQGYVLPGSKPISPEQQRIRELENRIKELEEDKEILKKAMAILMSFESNDTKRSRR from the coding sequence ATGCGAAGACCTAGAAGAACCTTTAGCGCGGAATTTAAAGCCGAAGCGGTAAAATTGATTACCGAGCGTAAATATTCTATTACACAAGCTTGCAAAGAACTAGACATCGGTGAAACAGCGTTGCGTCGCTGGGTAAGTCAAGTTCAAGCTGAATGTCAGGGCTATGTGTTGCCGGGTTCAAAGCCAATCAGTCCTGAACAACAACGCATTCGAGAGTTAGAAAACCGTATCAAAGAGCTGGAAGAGGATAAAGAAATTCTAAAAAAGGCTATGGCGATTTTAATGTCTTTCGAGAGCAACGATACCAAGCGGTCACGACGTTAA
- a CDS encoding Integrase core domain codes for MRNLVIDALNHAMLQTKHTKTMLFHSDQGSIYGSKQFTQCVQNYKLTQSMSLRGNCWDNAPMERWFRSFKYEWMAYGGYVDFESAVNDIKDYVMYYNHIRPHSYNQGLPPILAEKTYLGLLN; via the coding sequence ATGCGCAATTTGGTTATCGATGCGTTAAATCACGCGATGTTGCAGACTAAACATACGAAAACAATGCTGTTTCACTCAGACCAAGGCAGTATTTATGGGAGTAAGCAATTTACCCAATGTGTGCAAAACTACAAGTTAACACAAAGTATGAGCCTACGGGGCAACTGCTGGGATAATGCACCGATGGAACGTTGGTTTAGAAGTTTTAAATATGAGTGGATGGCATATGGTGGTTATGTTGATTTTGAAAGTGCAGTCAACGATATAAAAGATTATGTGATGTACTACAACCACATTCGCCCACATAGCTATAATCAAGGTTTGCCCCCGATTTTAGCTGAAAAAACTTATCTGGGACTGTTGAATTAG